The window CCCGCCGGTGACGAGCCACGCGCAGCCGGCCGCGGGGAGAAAAGCCATCGCGACAAAAATCAGCGCCGAGAGGCGGGCCGAGTCGACGGCGAAAAGGAACATCGCGCCGACCGCGATGCTGAGGAACAGAAACGTGTGCACGCTGTAGAGCGGCATCGTTGCGTAGAGGAGCAGCGCGACCCACGTCGGCAGCAGGCCGCGCTCGCCGCGCAGGTAGCGGGAGCGCCAGTGGTCGAGCAGGAAGAGGCCGGCGGGCAATGCGAAAAGCAGACCGCGCTGCGTGACGAAGAGCGTGAGGAAGAGGTTTTTCCAGGCCTGCGGATTCTGGACGTCCTGCGGTGTAAAATTTCCACTCGCGAAGGCCTGCCCGAGCCACGCAAAGCCCGCGAGGCCGCCGCCGAAAAGAAATGCCGCGATCGTAAAACCGCGACCCCAGCGCCAGAGCGCCATGCCGGTGAGGGCGGCGCCGGCGAGGCCCGTCCAGACGAGGCCCTGCTCGACCGGGAGGCCGACGGCGAGAAGGAGACTGTTGAAGAGGTCGGCGCCGGGCGGGTATTTGAGCGGCTCGCCGGTGAGGATCGGGCTGTCCGGCCAGAACGGCACGCCGCTCGCGAGGTAGCGGATGAAGTCGAGGTGCAGCGCGATGTCGCCGAGGTTGTTCGGGGAAAGGATTTTCAGCGCGCCGTCCTGCGGATACAGCAGCCAAAGGAAGGCGCGCAGGCTGGCGAGGACGAAGCAGCCGATGACGAACCATTCGGCGGGGTGGACGGGTGCAGCGGGCTTTGCAGGGGCGATTTGCAGCCAGGCGAATGCTCCGACGGCGAGGCCGCCCGCCAGCGCGGCGAGGGCGACGACGAAATCGAGGCCGCCGTTGGGGAATGCCAGGCCGAGGCCGAGGGCGGTTCTCATTGGGGCGAGGCGGGCGCGCCGGGGCCGACGATGAGTTCGCCGTCGAGCTGGGGGGCGAAGGTCGAGACGCGGAACCACGCGTAGCAGTCCTCCTGGGCATCACGCAGGCGGAAGGCGCGGCGGTAATACGGGCCGGTCAGCAGTTTCTCCACCTTCGCGGCCTTGCTCTGCTCCGCGGCAATGAAGTCGCCGTCGAGGCGAGGCGGCCAGCTTTCATCGCGGAAATACGAGATATTCGTGAAGTCGCCGAGCATCCACGGGAGCGGGTAGTAGCTGCCGAGGAGGAGCTGGCCGTTCATCTGGCAGGCGGCGGGATCCTTGCGGGCGCGGTCGAGGAGGGGATCCGTAAAACGACGGATGTCGCGGAAGGTCTGCACGTAGACGTAGGGTTCCGCCGGGTCGTCGAAAGTGCGGAAGCTCAGCAGGGTGCTCCGCATCATCGAGAACGTGATGAGGGCGGCCCCGAGCGCGGGGATGATGGCGAAGCGCGCGAGTTCCTGCATGAGCGCGCCGAAGGTGAGGAAAAACGGCCAGAGCAGCACGAGGATGAGCCAGGGCGTCTTGTAGGGAATGATCGTGTAGGCGACGAGCGCGCCGGCGCCGTAGATCGCGAGGTAGCGGAGCGGCGCCGGGGCCGGCCAGAGCAGCCGAAAGCAGGCGAGCAGGCCGATGAGCGCGGGCCATTCGTAGCGGCCCATGAGCGCGAGCCAGTAGGTGTTCGCGTAGGTTTTGACCGTCCAATCGAGGCCGAAAAGCGTGATATGCAGCTTGTCGTAGTCGGTTTTCGCGTGGCCGTTTGCCGCGACACCGGTCTGGAACCACGCCGCGTAGGTTTCGTAGAGGCCCTTGAGCCCGGCCCAATGCAGGAACGTGCCCGAGTAGAAGAAGATGATCGAGAACAGCGCGAGCGCGGTGGCCCAGGCGGCCTGAGCGGGCGTCCAGCTCTGGGGTGCAAGCGGCATGGTCGGCCGCGAGGGCGAAAGGGCCTGCCAGCCAAGCAGACAGGG is drawn from Chthoniobacterales bacterium and contains these coding sequences:
- a CDS encoding glycosyltransferase family 39 protein, which translates into the protein MLLISKRWPWPEILILLLAAALRFVALDLKPPHFDEGVNGWFADQMTHTGFYNYDPTNYHGPLHMYAVFLSQKLFGREIWVLRLPAVLASLAAVWLTLRMGRFVGPTAARWAAAAMAVSPACVFYARYSIHESWLLAFLLLIAWGILEIWKNGTPAGLYAMTAGIAGTILTKETYFIHLGCFALAVPCLLGWQALSPSRPTMPLAPQSWTPAQAAWATALALFSIIFFYSGTFLHWAGLKGLYETYAAWFQTGVAANGHAKTDYDKLHITLFGLDWTVKTYANTYWLALMGRYEWPALIGLLACFRLLWPAPAPLRYLAIYGAGALVAYTIIPYKTPWLILVLLWPFFLTFGALMQELARFAIIPALGAALITFSMMRSTLLSFRTFDDPAEPYVYVQTFRDIRRFTDPLLDRARKDPAACQMNGQLLLGSYYPLPWMLGDFTNISYFRDESWPPRLDGDFIAAEQSKAAKVEKLLTGPYYRRAFRLRDAQEDCYAWFRVSTFAPQLDGELIVGPGAPASPQ